Proteins encoded by one window of Schistocerca piceifrons isolate TAMUIC-IGC-003096 unplaced genomic scaffold, iqSchPice1.1 HiC_scaffold_2037, whole genome shotgun sequence:
- the LOC124741937 gene encoding uncharacterized protein LOC124741937 → MAMRPLNDRELEEIVNASPDEGSLSEFEDHISNASESECSDDSYDSPQPIQNSVETFLSKNGNIEWQLHPPAQHGRLPASNIIKSTPGVTRYAVSRISDVKCSFEAVFHTALQNEIIEMTNIEGQRVYGEQWTDIDGSVFHAYLGLLLLAGVYRSHGESTKSLWDKDTGRNIFRATMSHETFCKISRVLRFDKKSTREERRRTDKLAAIRSIWENKTSYVLKAQIYTGKVSGAAPERNQGMRVVSDLTSELRGQNITCDNFFTSYNLGQLLLKRKLTMLGTIRKNKPELPHKMTNKEVHSSSFYFTNDTTVVNYIPKRHKNVVLMSTLHHDAEISDRADKKPKMILDYNSTKGAVDTLDQLLGTYTCKRKSNRWPMIVFYNILDVSAYNAYVLWISVDPNWNASKLTRRRIFLEELGKSLIKEHIASRTHFPRTEDSLRMVTSIQNPNDVGGVSESVTTRKSTKRARCKFCPSSNDNKTNMVCGKCSKHICKKHVTYLCPQCKQYWNRTTMSIAKTVPKFMFLKHFDMSGHIDPNSIYVK, encoded by the exons atggcgatgagaccattgaatgatcgtgagttggaagaaatagtaaatgcctcaccagatgaaggatcactttctgagtttgaagatcacatcagcaatgcatctgaaagcgagtgttccgatgacagttacgacagtccacagcccatacaaaatagtgtagagacttttctttctaaaaatgggaatatagaatggcagttgcatccaccagcacaacatggtcgcctaccagcttcgaacatcatcaagagtaccccaggagttaccaggtatgcagtcagcagaatatctgatgtaaaatgttcatttgaagcagtatttcacacagcgcttcaaaatgaaataatagagatgacaaatattgaagggcagcgagtttatggtgaacagtggacagatattgatggttctgttttccatgcatacttaggactcttactcctagcgggtgtatatcgatctcatggggagtctacaaaaagtttgtgggataaagatactgggcgaaacatatttcgagcaaccatgtctcatgaaacattctgtaagatatcacgtgtcctgcgatttgacaagaaatctactagagaggaaagacgacgtactgacaaacttgccgcaattcgtagtatttgggagaa caaaacttcatacgtactgaaagcccaaatttatacaggaaaggtgagtggagcggcaccagaaagaaatcagggaatgagggtggtatctgatctcacttctgagttacgtggtcagaatatcacgtgtgacaacttttttacgtcgtacaatttggggcagctgcttctgaaaaggaaattgactatgttgggaactatacggaaaaataagccggagcttccacacaaaatgaccaacaaggaggtacacagctcttcattttacttcacaaatgacactactgtggttaattatattcctaagagacacaagaatgttgtacttatgagcactctccaccatgatgcggaaatcagtgacagggctgataagaagccaaaaatgattttggactataattcaaccaaaggtgctgtagacacgcttgatcagttattaggtacatatacatgcaaacgaaaaagtaataggtggccaatgatagttttctacaatattcttgatgtttctgcttataatgcatacgttttgtggatttcggttgaccctaattggaatgcaagcaaattgactagaaggagaatattcttggaggaacttggaaagtcactgataaaagaacatattgcatcaagaacgcatttcccaagaacagaagattctttgagaatggtcacaagcatccaaaacccgaatgatgtgggtggtgtgtcagaatcggtaacaacaagaaaatctacaaaacgtgcacgctgtaagttctgtccatcaagtaatgacaataaaacaaacatggtgtgtggaaaatgtagtaaacatatttgcaagaaacatgtaacctacttgtgtccacagtgcaagca gtactggaatagaacaacaatgtcgatagctaaaactgtaccaaaatttatgtttctaaagcattttgatatgtcgggtcatattgacccgaacagtatatatgtcaagtaa